CCGGGAAGATCGTCGCGGTGGGCATCGAGGCGAAGCGGATGATCGGCCGCACGCCCGGCAACATCGTCGCGGTCCGCCCGCTCAAGGACGGCGTCATCGCCGACTTCGACGTCACCGAACGGATGCTGCGCTACTTCATCCAGAAGGTCCACAAGCGCCGGCACTTCGCCAAGCCGCGCATCGTGGTGGCCGTGCCGAGCGGGATCACCGGGGTGGAGCAGCGCGCGGTGAAGGAGGCCGGCTACCAGGCCGGCGCCCGTCGGGTCTACATCATCGAGGAGCCGATGGCCGCCGCGATCGGCTCCGGCCTGCCCGTCTACGAGCCGACCGGCAACATGGTCGTCGACATAGGAGGCGGCACCACCGAGGTGGCGATCATCTCCCTCGGCGGCATCGTCACCAGCCAGTCCGTCCGCGTCGGCGGCGACGAGCTCGACCAGGCGATCATCTCCTTCTCCAAGAAGGAGTACTCGCTGATGCTCGGGGAAAGGACCGCCGAAGAGATCAAGATGGCGATCGGGTCGGCCTACCCGGGCGGCGACGAGGAGCCGCACGCCGAGATCCGGGGACGCGACCTGGTCAGCGGGCTGCCGAAGACCGTCGTGATCTCCGCGGAGGAGGTGCGGCGGGCCATCGAGGAGCCGGTCAACGCCGTGGTGGACGCGGTGAAGACCACCCTCGACAAGTGCCCGCCGGAGCTGTCCGGCGACATCATGGACCGCGGGATCGCGCTCACCGGAGGCGGCGCGCTGCTCAAGAACCTCGACGAGCGGCTGCGGGAGGAGACGGGGATGCCCATCCACCTGGTGGACAACCCGCTCGACTCCGTGGTGCTCGGCACCGGCAAGTGCGTCGAGGACTTCGAGGAACTGCGGCAGGTACTGGTTCCCGAGCCGAGGCACTGAACACCCCCCGAAGGACTAGGACCCGGGCGGACTAGGAAACGGGAGGTCGGTGGGTGAAGGACACCCGGCGCACCCGCGTGGTCCTCGCGGCGCTGCTCGTCGTGGCGCTCACGATGATCACCATTGACCATCGCGGCGGGGACGGCTCCCCGCTGCGCGGCCTGCGCGGAATCGGCGCGGCGGTGTTCGGCCCCGTGGAGCGGGCCTCGGCGTCCGTCGTCCGGCCGGTCGGCGACACGCTGGAGGCGATCGGCGACGCGCCGGGCCAGCAGCGCCGCGCCGACCGGCTGCAGCGGGAGAACCAGCGGCTGCGCGAGCAGCTGCGCGCCATGCGGCTCGACGAGGACAAGTCCGCGCAGCTCGAGCGGCTCCTCGGCACCGCCGGGATGGGCGGCTACAAGGTCCTCGCCGCGCAGGTGATCTCCGCCGGGCAGGGCTTCGAGGACACCGTCACGATCGACGCGGGCAGCCGCAGCGGCGTCAAGCGCGACATGACCGTGCTGAGCGCCGAGGGGCTGGTCGGCCGCGTCACCCGCGTCGGGCCCGCGACCGCGACCGTCCTGCTCGCCACCGACCAGACCTCCTCGATCGGCGCCCGGCTGGAAGGCTCCAAGGAGATCGGGATCGTGCAGGGCGGCGGCCGCCGCGGCCTCGGCGGCCAGAGCGAGACGCCGCTGCGCTTCCAGCTCCTGGACGCCGCCGCCCCCATCCACGTCGGCCAGCGGATCGTCACGCTCGGATCGCAGGGCCAGCGGCCCTACGTCCCGGGCGTCCCGATCGGCGTGGTCGAGCGGGTCGAACGCTCCACCGGCGGCCTGACCCGCACCGCCTACGTCCGGCCGTTCGTGCGCTTCACCAGGCTGGACGTCGTCGCGGTCGTCGTCGCGCCGCCGAAGAAGGACCCCCGGGACGCGGTCCTGCCCCCCAGGCCGAAACCGACCGCGACGCCGTCCGCGAGCCCCTCGTCGAGCCCGTCCGCCCGGCCGTCGCGGAGCCCGCGCGGCGGGACGCCGGAGACCCGGCCCAGCGGCTCGCGGAGCCCGTCCACAGAACCGAACGCGGGGGACTGAACGTGCTGAACCCACCCGAGGCGTCGCCGGCCGGCCGCACCGCGGTGACCGCGGTGGTGATCGTGGTGGCGCTGATCCTGCAGGTGTCGGTGGCGAACCGGCTGCCGCTGCCCGGCGGCGTGCAGCCCGACCTGGTGCTGCTGGCCGTCGTGGCGCTGGCGCTGGTCGCCGGGTCGATGACCGGGATGGTCGCCGGGTTCCTGGCGGGCCTCGCCGCCGACATCATCCCGCCCGCCGACCACACGCTCGGCCGGTACGCGCTGGTCTACTGCCTGGTCGGCTACCTGTGCGGCGCCGCGTCCGCGGAGATGGACCGGCAGTCGGCCGTGCCGTTCTTCGCCGTCGCCGCGGGCGCCCTCGCCGGGACCGTCCTGTACGCGGGGACCGGGATGATGCTCGGCGACCCGCGCGCCGAGTGGGCCACCGTCTCCAGCATGGTGCCGCTGCAGGTCCTCTACACCGTCCTCGCCAGCCCGTTCGTCGTGTGGGCGGTGCTGCGCGCCACCCGGCGGTACGAGCGCGGCGAACGATCCCGGGGGGACGGCCTCTCGGTCCCGGTCGCCCGGTACCGCGCGATGTCCGGCCGGGGTGGGGCGCTGTGAACCCGCGCACCCACTTCCGCCTCGTCGTGCTGTACGTGCTGGTCGGCGCCCTCCTGCTCGTCCTCCTGGGACGGCTGTGGACGCTCCAGGTCCTGGAGGGCGACCACTACCGCGCCATCGCCGCCCAGAACCGCACCCGCGACATCGTCGTCCCCGCCGTGCGGGGCATGATCCTCGACGACCGGGGCCGTCCCCTCGCCCGCAACACCAGCTCCCTGGTCGTGTCCGTCGACCGCACCACGCTGGGCCGGCAGGAGGACGGGGGCGAGGCGGTCCTGAAGCGGCTCGCGAAGGTGCTCGGGATGAGCCACGACGAGATCAACAAGCGGATCCGGCTGTGCAGCCCCACGGTCAAGCGGCCGTGCTGGCCCGGCTCGCCGTACCAGCCGATCCCCGTGCAGGACCACGCCGACCCCAAGCGCGCCCTGCAGATCATGGAGCGGCAGGAGGAGTTCCCCGGCGTCACCGCCCAGGTCCAGCCGGTCCGCAACTACCCGAAGCCGGAGGGCGCCAGCGCCGTCCAGACCCTCGGGTACCTCCAGCCCGTCACCCAGGAGGAGCTCGACAAGCGCGACGGGCTGAAGGTCACCGGCTACAGCAGCGTCGACCTCGTCGGGCGCGACGGCCTGGAGGCGCAGTACGACAGGGTGCTGCGAGGCGAGGCCGGGTACCGCAGGGTCCTCGTCGACGCCCAGGGCCGCGTGACCGGCGTCGCGGAGAAGAAGGACCCCGTCCCCGGCAACCACCTCGTCACCAGCATCGACGCGGAGGTGCAGGGCGCCGCCGAGAAGGCGCTCAAGGAGGGCATCGAGGCCGCGCGCAGGGGCGGCCGGCCCGCCGACTCCGGCGCCGCCGTCGTCATGGACGTCCGCACCGGGCGGATGATCGCGATGGCGAGCTACCCGACCTACGACCCGAGCGTCTGGACGGGCGGCATCTCCCAGAAGAAGTACGACGAGCTCCTGGGCGAGAAGAACAACAGCCCGCTGATCTCCCGCGTGACGCAGGGGATGGGCCCGCCCGGCTCGACCTTCAAGGTGTCGTCGATGGCCGCCGCTGTGAACGCCGGCTACGACCTGCACGGCACTTACAACTGCCCCGGCTCGTACATGGTGGGCAGCCGCGCGTTCAACAACTTCCAGAGCGCCAACCTCGGCTCGATGAGCCTCCACACGGCCCTGGTGAAGTCCTGCGACACGATCTTCTACCGGTTCGCGCACGAGATGTGGCTCAAGAACGGCGGCAAGAACGCCCCGCCGGACGCGAAGAACCCGATGGTGGAGACGGCCCGCGGGTTCGGCTTCGGCGCCAACACCGGCATCGACCTGCCGAACGAGAGCGCCGGGCGGATCCCCGACGCGCAGTGGAAGCGCCAGTACTGGGAGGCGACGCGGGAGGAGAGCTGCCGGGGCGCCAAGCAGGGGTACCCGCAGGTCGCCAAGACCGACCCCGCCCGTGCCGCCTACCTCAAGGCCGTCGCCAACGAGAACTGCAAAGAGGGCTACGTGTGGCGCGCCGGCGACGCCGCGAACCTGTCCATCGGGCAGGGCAACGTCATGGTGACGCCGCTGCAGCTCGTCCGCGCCTACGCAGCGATCGCCAACGGCGGGAAGCTGCACGTGCCGCGCATCGGCGTCGCGGTCGTCGGGCCCGACGGCAGGCTCGTCCAGGAGATCGACGCGCCGAAGCCGAAGCGGATCCCCGTGGACGGGAAGGTCCTGGCCTACATGCGCAAGGCGCTCGCCGAGGTGCCGACGGAGGGCACCGCCGGCGGGGCGTTCTCCGGCTTCGACCTGAAGCGCGTCGGGGTGGCGGGCAAGACCGGCACCGCCGAACGCTGGGGCCAGGAGGACATGTCCTGGTTCGCCTCGTTCGGCCCGGTGAAGGAGCCGCGCTACGCCGTGGTCGCGATGGTCTCCCAGGGCGGTTTCGGCGCGCAGACGTCCGCGCCGATCGTCCGGAAGATCTGGGAGGCCATGTACGGGACGGAGGATGACGAGCCCATCCTCGACGACGGGAAGCTCCCGACCGGCATTCCCAAGCTTCCCGGCTCCGGAACCGCCCCATGATCACGAATTCGGGCATCGGCTCCGTCGAGGGCTACGCGGAGCGCCGGCACTGGTCCAGCCGGTTCGGGGTGCTGCGGCGGCTCGACTGGCCGCTGCTGCTCGCCGTGGCGGCGCTGTCGGCGGTGGGCGCGCTGCTCGTGCGGTCGGCGACGTTCCAGCTGCTCAACGAGAACGGCGACGACCCGGAGGGCTTCCTCAAGCGGCACATCCTGAACCTGGCGATCGGGTTCGTGCTCGGCGGCGTCGCC
The sequence above is drawn from the Actinomadura hallensis genome and encodes:
- a CDS encoding rod shape-determining protein; the protein is MGNKLSFLGRDMAVDLGTANTLVYVRGRGIVLNEPSVVAINTNTGKIVAVGIEAKRMIGRTPGNIVAVRPLKDGVIADFDVTERMLRYFIQKVHKRRHFAKPRIVVAVPSGITGVEQRAVKEAGYQAGARRVYIIEEPMAAAIGSGLPVYEPTGNMVVDIGGGTTEVAIISLGGIVTSQSVRVGGDELDQAIISFSKKEYSLMLGERTAEEIKMAIGSAYPGGDEEPHAEIRGRDLVSGLPKTVVISAEEVRRAIEEPVNAVVDAVKTTLDKCPPELSGDIMDRGIALTGGGALLKNLDERLREETGMPIHLVDNPLDSVVLGTGKCVEDFEELRQVLVPEPRH
- the mreC gene encoding rod shape-determining protein MreC; protein product: MKDTRRTRVVLAALLVVALTMITIDHRGGDGSPLRGLRGIGAAVFGPVERASASVVRPVGDTLEAIGDAPGQQRRADRLQRENQRLREQLRAMRLDEDKSAQLERLLGTAGMGGYKVLAAQVISAGQGFEDTVTIDAGSRSGVKRDMTVLSAEGLVGRVTRVGPATATVLLATDQTSSIGARLEGSKEIGIVQGGGRRGLGGQSETPLRFQLLDAAAPIHVGQRIVTLGSQGQRPYVPGVPIGVVERVERSTGGLTRTAYVRPFVRFTRLDVVAVVVAPPKKDPRDAVLPPRPKPTATPSASPSSSPSARPSRSPRGGTPETRPSGSRSPSTEPNAGD
- the mreD gene encoding rod shape-determining protein MreD, yielding MLNPPEASPAGRTAVTAVVIVVALILQVSVANRLPLPGGVQPDLVLLAVVALALVAGSMTGMVAGFLAGLAADIIPPADHTLGRYALVYCLVGYLCGAASAEMDRQSAVPFFAVAAGALAGTVLYAGTGMMLGDPRAEWATVSSMVPLQVLYTVLASPFVVWAVLRATRRYERGERSRGDGLSVPVARYRAMSGRGGAL
- the mrdA gene encoding penicillin-binding protein 2, producing the protein MNPRTHFRLVVLYVLVGALLLVLLGRLWTLQVLEGDHYRAIAAQNRTRDIVVPAVRGMILDDRGRPLARNTSSLVVSVDRTTLGRQEDGGEAVLKRLAKVLGMSHDEINKRIRLCSPTVKRPCWPGSPYQPIPVQDHADPKRALQIMERQEEFPGVTAQVQPVRNYPKPEGASAVQTLGYLQPVTQEELDKRDGLKVTGYSSVDLVGRDGLEAQYDRVLRGEAGYRRVLVDAQGRVTGVAEKKDPVPGNHLVTSIDAEVQGAAEKALKEGIEAARRGGRPADSGAAVVMDVRTGRMIAMASYPTYDPSVWTGGISQKKYDELLGEKNNSPLISRVTQGMGPPGSTFKVSSMAAAVNAGYDLHGTYNCPGSYMVGSRAFNNFQSANLGSMSLHTALVKSCDTIFYRFAHEMWLKNGGKNAPPDAKNPMVETARGFGFGANTGIDLPNESAGRIPDAQWKRQYWEATREESCRGAKQGYPQVAKTDPARAAYLKAVANENCKEGYVWRAGDAANLSIGQGNVMVTPLQLVRAYAAIANGGKLHVPRIGVAVVGPDGRLVQEIDAPKPKRIPVDGKVLAYMRKALAEVPTEGTAGGAFSGFDLKRVGVAGKTGTAERWGQEDMSWFASFGPVKEPRYAVVAMVSQGGFGAQTSAPIVRKIWEAMYGTEDDEPILDDGKLPTGIPKLPGSGTAP